The genome window CATCCTGAGGCATCCTACCGCACACGTTTTGGTGGGGCAGACTTTTTGGAGGAACCGGATTTTCCAGCGGGCTTCACTCGATTCCCTGTTTGCTTTTGCATCGGTCTGGGATCTTCCAGCGCCCCATGAGACATGAATTTTTCCGCAATCGGCACGCCCGTCTGTTTGGAGAACTTTTGAATGATGAAGCGTTCCTGCGGACTGATGACGGAAAATACGAGCCCGGCACGCCCCATGCGACCCGTACGCCCGCTGCGGTGCACGTAGGTGTCTGGATCCGATGCAGGATCATAATGCACGATGCATTCCACTTCCGGGATGTCGATGCCTCGGGCGGACACATCTGTGGTAATCAGAACCGGAAATACGCCATCGCGGAACTGCTGCAGCGTGCGCGCACGCTCTTCCTTGGTCGCATCACGGTGCAAAAGCCTGCATGGCAAGTGGTGATAATTGAGCTTGGATACGATTTCATCGACTTTCTCGATCTGATTGACGAAGACGATGGTGGAGCGAACATTCACCAATCGCAGCAAACGACGCAGTGTGTCCACTTTTTTGCGCGGGTCACTCACTATGTACATGTGAGCCACCCCGGCAGCTCCCTCGGGTGCGGCAGCACGAATGACGGCCGCATCTTTGGTAAAGACTTCAGAAGCCTCGATGACACCAGCAGGAAGTGTAGCGGAGAAGAGCAATCGCTGAGTATCGCGCAGTGTGCGCTTCATGACCTCTGACACCGGCTTGCCGAAGCCTGCGTCCAGCATCCGGTCCGCCTCATCGACCACAACCGTTTTGACCTCATGCACTTTCATCTTGCGTTGGTCGATGAGCTCCAAAAGTCGGCCTGGCGTAGCAACCACGAGTACAGGCTTCTTTTTCAGCCTCTCTACCTGACGCTTCACATCGACACCGCCAATGATCGGCAAGACAGCATGCTCTGTGGATGGCAGCAAGCGCTCGGCTTCTCTGGCAATCTGCATGACCAGTTCATGCGTGGGGGCCAGGACGATTGCTTGCACATCTTTTTTATCCATATTGATCTTTGAAAGTAAAGGCAGCAGATAAGCAAATGTCTTGCCTGTCCCAGTCGGAGATTCTACAAGTGCGTCCCGACCTTCCAGAATCAAGGGAATCGCTTCCACTTGTACCGGAGTCGGATTTTCCATATTTCGTTCGCGCAATAGGCTGACCAACTGCGCGCTAATGTGTAAATCTGCAAACGTGGTGCTCACAAGAACCCTCCTGGCTTGAAAAATCGTGCATTGGGTAAGCTTACCACACTTTGCCCGAGGGGAAAAGCGAAACCGATCTCGTCCTCATAGGAAAGCAGGCGAAATCCAGTCGGACTTCGCCCATGTTTCCATTACCCGTTATTGGAGTCTTTACGGGTCTCCTGCATTTCCCCTTGGTCCTGACGATCTCGGCTGGTGTGTTGGTTACGTGTCCCTTTTGGACCCTTTTGGTAAGCCTCTACTTCCTTTTGAAACTCTTCATCGAAGCCTCGCACACGGCTCACCTCCTGATGCTAGTCTGCCCGCTGCGATCTCAATTATTTCCCTGAAACTTTTTACCTATTTATACGTCCATTCTTATAGAGAATATCCTATTGAGATGGTTAGGTGAAAATGGATGCAGACGTTATCCCGAGCACGCTCCCACAAACGATCAACTAGAGTGGCAAGAAGACCCTGGCGCTGGGTCAAACGCTTGCTGCTGTTATCTGCTTTGGCATGTACCACTTTTGCGCTTGCCGGCATCATCTTCTTATTCGGTACCCAGACGGGAGAGGATTTGCGGGAGTGGGCAGCAGGCACTCTATTGACGACCCAGCATGATTATTGGGCTCCTTACACCTTTATCCCCGAGGACAAGCTGAATGCGCTGAAGGATCAGATCAAGCATCCGGAAGTGATCAATTCAGAAAATGACCCGAATCCGACAGAGCTGCCTGCCGTAGGAAAGCCTGTGATTGTCCCCCTTCCGGAAAAGCCAGAGGAACTGGTCACGATTGAAGAAATCAATGTGA of Brevibacillus choshinensis contains these proteins:
- a CDS encoding DEAD/DEAH box helicase produces the protein MSTTFADLHISAQLVSLLRERNMENPTPVQVEAIPLILEGRDALVESPTGTGKTFAYLLPLLSKINMDKKDVQAIVLAPTHELVMQIAREAERLLPSTEHAVLPIIGGVDVKRQVERLKKKPVLVVATPGRLLELIDQRKMKVHEVKTVVVDEADRMLDAGFGKPVSEVMKRTLRDTQRLLFSATLPAGVIEASEVFTKDAAVIRAAAPEGAAGVAHMYIVSDPRKKVDTLRRLLRLVNVRSTIVFVNQIEKVDEIVSKLNYHHLPCRLLHRDATKEERARTLQQFRDGVFPVLITTDVSARGIDIPEVECIVHYDPASDPDTYVHRSGRTGRMGRAGLVFSVISPQERFIIQKFSKQTGVPIAEKFMSHGALEDPRPMQKQTGNRVKPAGKSGSSKKSAPPKRVR